From Paenibacillus sp. V4I7, one genomic window encodes:
- a CDS encoding Nif3-like dinuclear metal center hexameric protein, translating into MFAKGQTVIQLFEQLAPKHYAMPDDKIGLQLGSLQKEIQKVLVALDVTDEVVEEAIQQGANLIIAHHAIIFRPLAHLQTDTPAGRLYEKLIKHDIAVYIAHTNLDVAEGGVNDMMADKLGLTELTHLEDMHTEKLQKLVVFVPETHHQAVLDALFTAGAGGIGQYSHCSFNIPGTGTFLPQEGTHPFIGEVGKFERVQEVRVETIVTASVQRKAVQALLKAHPYEEVAYDLYPMDLKGRVFGLGRVGKLPAATTLRELTELAKQVFDVPAVRVVGDLERPIRKVAVLGGSGGRYMRHALFAGADVLVTGDIDYHTAHDALAAGLTLIDVGHNVEKIMKRGVADYLAAQLVKTETQVLASEVDTEPFQFL; encoded by the coding sequence TTGTTTGCAAAAGGTCAAACCGTAATCCAGCTGTTCGAACAGTTGGCGCCGAAGCATTATGCGATGCCTGATGATAAAATAGGTTTACAGCTAGGGTCTTTGCAGAAGGAAATCCAGAAGGTCCTAGTTGCCTTGGATGTCACAGATGAAGTGGTTGAAGAAGCGATTCAGCAAGGTGCTAATCTCATTATTGCTCATCATGCGATTATTTTCAGACCGCTCGCTCATCTGCAAACGGATACGCCTGCTGGTCGTTTATATGAAAAATTAATTAAGCACGATATCGCTGTCTATATTGCTCATACGAATTTGGATGTGGCTGAGGGCGGCGTGAACGATATGATGGCGGATAAGCTCGGTTTGACGGAGCTTACTCATCTAGAGGATATGCACACGGAGAAGCTACAAAAGCTGGTTGTTTTCGTCCCTGAGACGCATCACCAGGCTGTACTGGATGCCCTTTTCACCGCAGGAGCGGGTGGAATCGGGCAGTACAGCCACTGCAGCTTCAACATCCCCGGCACGGGGACGTTCCTGCCGCAGGAAGGGACGCACCCGTTTATCGGGGAAGTAGGCAAGTTTGAACGCGTACAGGAAGTACGCGTAGAGACCATCGTAACCGCCAGCGTCCAGCGCAAGGCGGTTCAGGCTCTATTGAAGGCCCACCCCTACGAAGAGGTGGCCTATGACCTCTACCCGATGGACCTCAAGGGTAGAGTGTTCGGTCTGGGCCGCGTCGGCAAGCTGCCCGCGGCTACGACACTTCGCGAGCTGACGGAGCTCGCGAAGCAGGTGTTCGACGTGCCGGCAGTGCGCGTCGTTGGCGATTTGGAACGGCCCATCCGTAAGGTGGCCGTTCTGGGGGGCTCTGGCGGCCGCTACATGCGGCACGCCTTGTTCGCAGGCGCCGATGTGCTGGTCACCGGCGACATCGACTATCACACCGCGCATGATGCGCTTGCGGCGGGTTTAACTTTGATCGATGTTGGTCATAACGTCGAGAAGATCATGAAGCGCGGCGTGGCGGATTATCTCGCCGCGCAGTTGGTTAAGACGGAAACGCAGGTGCTTGCATCCGAAGTAGATACAGAACCATTCCAGTTCCTGTAG
- a CDS encoding glycoside hydrolase family 15 protein, giving the protein MEREQLIKSSISIIKLNQHPSGGYVASPLFPPYSYSWLRDGTFIANAMDRSMETESAELFYRWVHLVLKDKRPRVDALIRKQEAKEWIDRSEFFGTRYHLDGRDDLSEWGHFQLDGYGAWLWGLTEHIRITGHSALLYELRESIEITVDYLMTFWHFPNFDCWEEFPDYVHPATLACVYGGLKALGELENRAPLLEKAALIKKFIMDHAVYEGRFVKSIHCLGEVWQPALNGVDASLLWLAVPFGVCEVNDPVMLKTVQAIEADLKHEGIQRYVDDRYYGGGEWLLLTAWYGWYQAELGNREEAQRCLDWVMSKADKLGRLPEQVAESLRDPSSHPEWIAKWGEPALPLLWSQAMFLVLSDSLK; this is encoded by the coding sequence ATGGAGCGTGAACAATTAATCAAAAGCAGTATCTCGATAATTAAGCTGAATCAGCATCCAAGCGGGGGTTATGTAGCTTCACCGTTATTCCCACCTTACTCTTACAGTTGGCTCAGAGATGGGACTTTTATCGCGAATGCGATGGATCGCTCGATGGAAACCGAAAGTGCTGAGCTTTTTTATCGCTGGGTGCATCTTGTTTTGAAGGACAAGCGTCCGCGTGTGGATGCATTAATTCGTAAACAGGAAGCCAAAGAATGGATAGACCGCTCCGAATTTTTTGGGACACGTTATCATTTGGATGGCCGTGATGATTTATCAGAGTGGGGACATTTTCAACTGGATGGTTATGGAGCGTGGCTGTGGGGTCTTACGGAACATATTCGTATAACAGGTCATTCCGCACTATTGTATGAATTGCGTGAGAGTATTGAGATTACCGTTGATTATTTGATGACGTTCTGGCATTTTCCGAATTTCGATTGTTGGGAAGAGTTTCCAGATTATGTTCACCCGGCAACATTAGCTTGTGTATATGGCGGTTTAAAGGCACTTGGTGAGCTGGAGAATCGTGCTCCATTACTTGAGAAAGCGGCGTTGATTAAAAAGTTTATCATGGATCACGCAGTCTATGAGGGGCGTTTCGTTAAATCCATTCATTGCTTGGGAGAAGTATGGCAGCCGGCTTTAAATGGTGTAGATGCAAGTCTGTTGTGGCTTGCTGTTCCTTTCGGAGTCTGTGAGGTTAATGATCCTGTTATGTTGAAGACGGTACAAGCAATTGAAGCTGACCTAAAGCATGAAGGCATCCAAAGATATGTCGATGACCGTTACTATGGGGGCGGAGAATGGCTGCTGCTAACGGCATGGTATGGATGGTACCAGGCAGAGCTTGGTAATCGTGAAGAGGCTCAGCGATGCTTAGATTGGGTCATGAGTAAAGCAGATAAGCTGGGTCGATTACCGGAACAAGTGGCTGAAAGTCTTAGAGATCCCTCATCGCACCCGGAATGGATTGCCAAATGGGGAGAGCCAGCGCTGCCATTGCTTTGGTCTCAAGCGATGTTCTTGGTGCTATCTGACAGCTTAAAATAA
- a CDS encoding DUF1540 domain-containing protein has protein sequence MPDVKCAVANCEYWAQGNNCSAGTIMIEVDQHAAANYNEEFAGESFDTDHQDAANKVANTCCHTFKAKKKH, from the coding sequence ATGCCGGATGTAAAATGTGCAGTTGCCAATTGCGAATACTGGGCGCAAGGCAACAACTGTAGTGCAGGAACGATTATGATTGAAGTCGATCAGCATGCTGCCGCCAATTATAATGAAGAGTTTGCAGGGGAATCATTTGATACGGATCATCAAGATGCAGCAAACAAAGTCGCTAATACTTGCTGCCACACTTTCAAAGCTAAGAAAAAACATTAA
- a CDS encoding S8 family peptidase gives MWRYLTSISLILGLGVILFPDQQNPQTKPGPEVYSTKYETTSKLALLEQDVKLTDDLCRSQCSIDYSQMISKIESGEPVLKVLGEMKTEHEKMDVLIWSKQSQPLEKGITVGEVPSSYKEQATTYLKEAKTAVDEGKHYQSPKFGAAQQTYFVQGTPSTNRDSSVVGVIHQDVLHQVTDHQLKNLRLEPYPNENRWKVESVDTDTLQDKVVDHPEDNQGTSHYQQNEVVVRFKQDPTEAQLAQIKNEIKAISAQKLGYTYVFRTQGMEAKALMAYFQKWDVAYVEPHFLYLTNDYYDDQEKEDAEDSSQTDTDTTAPTDISANFMPNDNLFSKYQWNLPLIETVQGWQLTRGTKDVIVAVVDTGVDLKHPDLRNQLLPGYNVISDNDNPQDDVGHGTHVTGVISALVNNNLGVAGMTWYNKVIPVKVLDQTGAGSTYSVAQGIIWAADHGAKVMNLSLGNYADSSFLHDAIRYAYDKDVALIAASGNDNTERPGFPAAYPEVFAVAASDSQNNKAPFSNYGDYIDVTAPGVSIASTYPNNQYAALSGTSMASPHVTALAALIRSANPSLKNTDVYEIIRKTAQDLGTKGRDKYFGFGLIDVVKAVKMAEENSNQVSYFPQSLSRQMHLITKKYAY, from the coding sequence ATGTGGCGTTATCTAACTTCTATCTCTCTCATTCTTGGTTTAGGTGTCATCCTATTTCCTGATCAACAGAACCCCCAGACGAAACCAGGACCGGAAGTGTACAGTACAAAGTATGAAACAACATCCAAGCTCGCGCTCTTAGAGCAGGACGTGAAATTGACAGATGATTTATGTAGAAGCCAATGTTCCATTGATTATTCACAAATGATTAGCAAGATTGAAAGCGGAGAGCCTGTGTTAAAAGTGCTTGGCGAAATGAAAACTGAGCATGAAAAAATGGATGTGCTTATTTGGTCAAAGCAAAGTCAACCGTTGGAAAAAGGAATTACAGTAGGTGAAGTCCCAAGTTCTTATAAAGAACAAGCCACCACCTATTTAAAGGAAGCTAAAACAGCCGTCGATGAAGGAAAACATTATCAATCACCTAAATTCGGCGCCGCGCAGCAAACTTATTTTGTTCAAGGCACTCCTTCAACCAATAGAGACAGCTCTGTGGTAGGTGTTATTCACCAGGATGTTCTTCATCAAGTAACAGATCACCAGTTGAAAAACTTGCGTCTTGAACCTTATCCAAACGAAAATCGTTGGAAAGTCGAGTCTGTGGATACGGACACTTTACAAGATAAAGTTGTTGACCATCCTGAGGATAATCAAGGGACAAGCCACTATCAGCAAAATGAAGTTGTGGTTCGCTTCAAGCAGGATCCCACAGAGGCTCAGCTTGCACAAATCAAAAACGAAATAAAAGCTATTTCGGCCCAAAAGCTTGGATATACGTATGTATTCCGCACGCAGGGCATGGAAGCCAAAGCATTAATGGCTTATTTCCAGAAATGGGATGTAGCCTATGTGGAGCCTCATTTCCTCTACTTAACCAATGATTATTATGACGATCAAGAAAAAGAAGATGCAGAAGATTCCAGTCAAACCGATACGGACACCACGGCCCCGACAGATATATCAGCTAATTTTATGCCTAATGATAATTTATTCAGTAAATATCAATGGAACCTGCCCCTTATCGAGACTGTTCAGGGCTGGCAATTAACACGTGGTACAAAAGATGTGATTGTAGCCGTTGTTGACACAGGTGTTGACTTGAAGCACCCTGATTTGCGCAATCAACTTTTGCCTGGCTATAATGTCATTAGTGATAATGACAACCCGCAGGATGATGTTGGACATGGTACTCATGTCACTGGTGTTATTTCTGCATTAGTTAACAACAATCTGGGAGTAGCTGGTATGACATGGTATAACAAAGTAATACCCGTCAAAGTTCTGGACCAAACTGGCGCAGGCAGTACCTATTCTGTCGCACAAGGTATCATTTGGGCTGCGGACCATGGCGCTAAAGTTATGAATCTCAGCCTTGGCAATTACGCGGATTCAAGCTTTCTACACGACGCCATCCGATATGCCTATGATAAAGATGTGGCACTCATCGCGGCGAGCGGCAACGACAATACAGAAAGACCTGGCTTTCCAGCTGCTTATCCGGAAGTGTTCGCTGTCGCCGCGAGTGATTCCCAGAATAACAAGGCACCCTTTTCGAATTATGGCGACTATATTGACGTAACGGCTCCTGGTGTTAGTATCGCAAGTACGTATCCTAACAATCAATATGCCGCGCTATCAGGTACATCGATGGCTAGCCCTCATGTCACCGCATTGGCAGCCTTAATTCGTTCTGCGAATCCTAGTTTGAAAAACACGGATGTTTACGAAATCATTAGAAAAACCGCACAAGACCTTGGTACAAAAGGTAGAGATAAATATTTCGGTTTCGGATTAATTGATGTCGTGAAAGCTGTAAAAATGGCCGAAGAGAACTCAAATCAGGTTTCTTACTTCCCACAAAGCCTATCTCGTCAAATGCATCTCATTACGAAAAAGTATGCCTATTAG
- the rpoD gene encoding RNA polymerase sigma factor RpoD, with the protein MANDQRTELETELTLDQVKDQLIEQGKKRSSLTYKDIMEKLAPFDQDPEQIDEFFEQLSEQGIDVGNESDEDSMNPEENERDEFNFDDDLALPPGIKINDPVRMYLKEIGRVPLLSAEDEVGLAKRIENGDEEAKRRLAEANLRLVVSIAKRYVGRGMLFLDLIQEGNMGLIKAVEKFDHTKGYKFSTYATWWIRQAITRAIADQARTIRIPVHMVETINKLIRVSRQLLQELGREPTPEEIAKEMDLSTDKVREIMKIAQEPVSLETPIGEEDDSHLGDFIEDQEALAPADAAAYELLKEQLEDVLDTLTEREENVLRLRFGLDDGRTRTLEEVGKVFGVTRERIRQIEAKALRKLRHPSRSKRLKDFLE; encoded by the coding sequence ATGGCGAATGATCAGCGTACAGAACTAGAGACAGAATTGACCCTGGACCAGGTGAAGGACCAGCTTATTGAGCAGGGGAAAAAGCGGTCCTCACTAACTTACAAGGATATTATGGAGAAATTAGCTCCCTTTGATCAGGATCCTGAACAAATCGATGAGTTTTTCGAACAGCTTTCGGAGCAAGGGATCGACGTAGGGAACGAATCCGATGAGGATTCCATGAATCCAGAAGAAAATGAGCGCGATGAATTTAACTTCGATGATGATCTGGCCTTACCGCCAGGGATTAAGATTAATGATCCAGTTCGGATGTATTTGAAGGAAATTGGTCGAGTACCGCTTCTTTCCGCGGAAGATGAAGTAGGGTTAGCCAAACGGATTGAAAATGGGGACGAAGAAGCGAAGAGACGTTTAGCAGAAGCTAACCTAAGACTCGTTGTCAGTATCGCCAAAAGATATGTAGGTCGAGGCATGCTATTCCTAGATTTGATTCAAGAAGGTAATATGGGGCTTATTAAAGCTGTAGAAAAGTTTGACCATACCAAAGGATATAAGTTTAGTACGTATGCAACTTGGTGGATTCGCCAGGCGATTACCCGTGCCATAGCTGACCAAGCGAGAACGATACGTATTCCGGTACATATGGTCGAAACGATTAATAAACTTATCCGTGTTTCCCGTCAATTGCTGCAAGAATTGGGGCGCGAACCTACGCCGGAAGAGATTGCCAAAGAGATGGATTTGAGCACAGATAAAGTACGCGAAATCATGAAGATTGCACAAGAGCCTGTGTCGTTAGAAACACCGATTGGTGAGGAAGACGATTCCCACTTGGGAGATTTCATTGAGGATCAAGAAGCGTTGGCTCCAGCTGATGCTGCCGCGTATGAGCTTCTGAAGGAACAACTTGAGGACGTTCTAGATACGTTGACGGAAAGAGAAGAGAATGTACTTCGCTTACGTTTTGGTTTAGATGATGGACGTACACGTACGCTTGAAGAAGTAGGTAAAGTATTCGGTGTTACACGGGAACGAATTCGTCAGATTGAAGCTAAAGCTTTGCGGAAATTGAGACACCCTAGCCGTAGCAAACGATTAAAGGATTTCTTGGAATAA
- the dnaG gene encoding DNA primase, producing the protein MRYGRIPEEVIEAVLKRHDIVDVIGRHVHLSKQGHYMKGLCPFHSEKSPSFTVTPEKQIYRCFGCNVGGNLIRFVMEIEGLSFSEAISKLAEEADIPITWEEATEEQNEQQQEKATLLKAYDFTAKLYHYILGNTEQGKVAKGYLASRGISDKLIDTFQIGYAPAMWDTLVQQLDKREFDLALMEKGGLISAKHEGNGYVDKFRERIMFPICDSTGKVIAFGGRSMGDAQPKYLNSPESILFNKSRTMYNLHLARPNMRKLQQAVLFEGYVDVIKAWEAGISNGVATMGTALTKEHAALLNRNADQIVVCYDGDNAGQSAAFKSIPILEETGSRVTVAMLPDGKDPDDYVRNYGFDRFVREIIEPAVPSMKYKLLYIRKNFKLHEDGDRLRYLQSAVKLISHLQSPMEREHYLKQLASEFPESSYEAMKLDLHEILLQSEKNRPEGDNKPILWNNVMNNGRTVERTLKKSPSLLPAYHNAERLILAVMMHDREVCSQVEAQLGDQFNVEAHAVLAAYLYAYYAQNAEPDASRYIAMLQDEQLESLASSIVMMGAGHGINEQVIDDYIRQIRKVPMQEEVERKKEERVRAERAGDHLRAAQIAIEIIALEKRLKST; encoded by the coding sequence ATGAGGTACGGACGCATACCTGAAGAGGTCATTGAGGCTGTACTAAAGCGCCATGACATTGTTGATGTCATTGGTAGGCACGTACATTTGAGCAAGCAAGGGCATTATATGAAGGGGCTATGCCCATTCCACTCTGAGAAAAGTCCTTCATTCACTGTCACACCAGAAAAACAAATTTATCGTTGTTTTGGTTGTAATGTGGGTGGGAATTTGATTCGATTCGTAATGGAAATCGAAGGACTTAGCTTCTCTGAGGCCATTAGCAAGCTGGCTGAAGAAGCGGATATCCCAATCACTTGGGAAGAAGCGACAGAAGAGCAAAATGAGCAGCAGCAAGAGAAAGCAACTTTGTTAAAAGCTTATGATTTTACCGCGAAATTGTATCATTATATACTTGGCAACACGGAACAAGGCAAAGTGGCTAAAGGCTATTTGGCCTCAAGAGGAATATCGGATAAGCTGATCGATACCTTCCAAATTGGTTATGCACCGGCCATGTGGGACACACTCGTTCAACAGCTAGATAAACGAGAGTTCGACTTAGCCCTGATGGAGAAGGGCGGTTTAATCTCTGCCAAACATGAAGGTAACGGCTATGTGGATAAATTCCGGGAACGCATCATGTTCCCTATTTGCGACTCTACTGGCAAAGTTATCGCGTTCGGAGGCAGATCGATGGGCGATGCGCAGCCCAAATATTTAAATAGTCCGGAATCCATTCTTTTTAATAAAAGTCGGACGATGTACAACTTACATTTGGCTAGACCTAATATGCGTAAACTTCAACAAGCAGTTCTCTTTGAAGGCTATGTGGATGTTATTAAAGCATGGGAAGCGGGGATTAGTAATGGTGTCGCCACGATGGGGACAGCATTAACGAAGGAACATGCCGCTCTGCTGAACCGAAACGCCGACCAAATCGTCGTTTGTTACGACGGAGATAACGCGGGACAATCAGCGGCTTTCAAAAGCATCCCTATTCTAGAAGAGACAGGCAGTCGAGTCACGGTAGCTATGCTGCCAGACGGCAAGGATCCAGATGATTATGTAAGAAATTATGGTTTTGACCGATTCGTACGGGAAATTATTGAGCCAGCCGTGCCATCGATGAAATATAAGCTATTGTACATCCGTAAAAATTTTAAGTTGCATGAGGACGGTGACAGACTTCGTTATCTGCAATCCGCTGTCAAATTAATTAGTCATCTTCAATCTCCGATGGAACGTGAACATTATTTGAAACAGTTGGCTTCTGAATTCCCTGAATCTTCATATGAGGCGATGAAGTTAGACCTTCACGAAATCTTGCTGCAATCGGAAAAAAACCGACCAGAGGGGGATAATAAACCAATTCTGTGGAATAATGTTATGAATAATGGGAGAACAGTGGAACGAACACTCAAAAAATCACCTTCACTTTTACCCGCTTATCATAATGCAGAACGGTTAATATTGGCGGTAATGATGCATGACCGTGAGGTCTGCTCACAAGTGGAAGCACAATTAGGTGATCAATTCAATGTTGAAGCTCACGCAGTCTTAGCTGCTTATTTATATGCTTACTACGCTCAGAATGCTGAGCCGGATGCAAGCCGATACATTGCCATGCTGCAAGACGAACAGCTGGAGAGCTTGGCTAGTTCCATTGTAATGATGGGTGCTGGTCATGGAATTAACGAACAAGTGATTGACGACTATATTCGCCAAATTCGCAAAGTTCCAATGCAAGAAGAAGTTGAACGTAAGAAAGAAGAACGAGTTCGTGCTGAACGCGCGGGCGACCATCTTAGAGCTGCACAAATTGCTATTGAAATTATTGCCCTAGAAAAACGATTGAAGTCAACTTAG
- a CDS encoding class I SAM-dependent methyltransferase, which produces MVKLSKRLQMIADRVPLGSKVADIGSDHALLPTYLAQQGIILFAVAGEVNPGPFEAATRQVLESGLSKKISVRSGDGLAVIEAGEVNVITIAGMGGSLMASILEAGKHKLQGVTHLILQPNVGEDHVRRWLLQQGWKLESETILEEDGKIYEILTAIAVPDEEKHTLEVLYAERQLPGGVRVSKERLLQMGPYFISEAPEVWFAKWESELKKLAMIEGQLQLSSAEASAAKAEQVGQEMKEIKEVLACLQKVKP; this is translated from the coding sequence ATGGTGAAATTATCGAAAAGACTTCAAATGATTGCAGATCGAGTTCCTTTAGGATCAAAGGTAGCGGACATTGGTTCGGATCATGCCCTATTGCCAACATATTTGGCACAACAGGGTATTATTTTGTTTGCTGTGGCTGGCGAAGTGAATCCAGGGCCTTTTGAAGCAGCAACACGGCAGGTTCTTGAAAGCGGATTGTCCAAAAAAATCAGTGTAAGATCCGGTGATGGACTCGCTGTTATTGAGGCTGGAGAAGTGAATGTCATTACGATCGCCGGAATGGGCGGAAGTTTGATGGCGAGTATTTTGGAAGCTGGAAAGCATAAGCTGCAAGGCGTCACTCATCTCATTCTGCAGCCAAATGTCGGCGAAGATCATGTGCGGCGCTGGTTACTGCAGCAGGGCTGGAAGCTGGAATCCGAAACGATTCTAGAGGAAGACGGCAAGATTTATGAGATATTGACAGCCATAGCCGTGCCGGATGAGGAAAAACATACATTGGAGGTTCTTTACGCTGAACGTCAACTGCCAGGCGGTGTTAGGGTTTCGAAGGAACGCTTGCTTCAAATGGGGCCCTACTTCATCAGCGAGGCTCCAGAAGTATGGTTTGCCAAATGGGAGAGCGAACTGAAGAAGCTGGCCATGATTGAAGGGCAGCTCCAGTTGTCTTCAGCAGAAGCGTCTGCAGCGAAGGCGGAGCAGGTCGGTCAAGAAATGAAGGAAATAAAGGAGGTACTCGCTTGTTTGCAAAAGGTCAAACCGTAA
- a CDS encoding MarR family winged helix-turn-helix transcriptional regulator, with protein sequence MSDSPQNSIFIVQELARTFGQLARSSSKSKSFKGLRQSEFTLLTTVSYYTSTDSSGIKISELSRALEMTPAGATHLVDALEQAGYLERLSDPSDRRIVLVRSTPKGEEQIKETEAHFFDVFKGLAEHLGDQDTKELIRLLRTSLTFLKEEK encoded by the coding sequence ATGTCCGATTCCCCACAAAATTCTATATTTATCGTACAAGAATTAGCACGCACATTTGGTCAATTAGCAAGATCAAGCAGTAAAAGTAAATCGTTCAAAGGACTGCGTCAAAGTGAATTCACCTTGCTTACTACCGTCTCCTACTATACGAGTACTGATTCCTCTGGCATTAAGATTTCAGAGCTCAGCCGTGCCCTCGAAATGACACCAGCCGGAGCGACACATCTCGTGGATGCCCTTGAACAAGCTGGATACCTGGAGAGGCTCTCTGACCCCTCAGATCGTAGAATAGTCCTTGTACGTTCCACGCCAAAAGGTGAGGAGCAAATCAAGGAGACGGAGGCTCATTTCTTCGATGTATTCAAAGGGCTTGCGGAACATTTAGGTGATCAGGACACGAAGGAATTGATTCGACTTCTCAGAACGAGTCTTACTTTTCTAAAAGAAGAGAAATAA
- a CDS encoding YpuI family protein has protein sequence MAVFNVKNICDSTRTKLKETTAKMELFLNQNSLAQLNVENDPAMDEFYRGYLQDTRHLLVFCEVAYEKLGVSLRRPTFNVDFSEKVLYEVYHTCVNTFFYPKNECYSEDGRYAYTGQDAIRFRKKPSREVRDLTIELSKVFEELREDLAYYETDYITQRRMQGEKV, from the coding sequence ATGGCTGTTTTTAATGTGAAAAATATTTGTGATTCAACGCGTACGAAGTTAAAAGAAACAACTGCTAAAATGGAGCTGTTTCTGAATCAAAATTCGCTCGCACAGTTAAATGTGGAGAATGATCCTGCTATGGATGAGTTTTACCGCGGTTATTTGCAGGATACTCGCCATCTATTAGTATTTTGTGAAGTGGCTTATGAGAAATTAGGCGTTAGCTTGAGACGTCCTACTTTTAATGTGGATTTTTCGGAAAAAGTACTGTATGAGGTTTATCATACATGCGTCAATACATTTTTCTACCCTAAAAATGAATGCTATTCCGAAGATGGTCGCTACGCTTATACTGGACAAGATGCTATTCGTTTCCGCAAAAAGCCATCGCGCGAAGTGCGTGATTTGACGATTGAGCTGTCCAAAGTATTCGAAGAACTTCGTGAAGATCTGGCTTACTATGAAACAGACTACATCACTCAACGTCGTATGCAAGGCGAAAAAGTATAA
- a CDS encoding hemolysin family protein, with the protein MFGLVLLNGFFVAAEFAMVKVRGSRIDSLVGEGRRNAKFAQGIMNNLDAYLGACQLGITLTSLGLGYVGEPTFARILEPLFAPLNLPDTVFHTITFIIAFSLMTTLHITLGEQFPKTYAIRKAEQITLLSAGPMVFFYKVMYPFIWLLNGISNWMLRRAGIEPATEHESAHTEDEIRVLMKESHKNGLIDNTELTLVDNIFGFAETTAREIMIPRTEMECLYAGLTYSENLAIAIKEMRTRYPVCDPDKDNIIGFVHIKDLLKPDANLKGIKKIIRPITTVPDSILISDLLKMMQKRKSQMALLIDEYGGTSGLVTLEDIMEEIVGEIQDEFDEERPTIEIKDENTYSIDGLLLIDEVNEYFGLEIESDDYDTIGGWIYSKTEIPPSKNQQVSYNDEFIFIVEETDHLRISRVMVRKLSDENELLQQNIS; encoded by the coding sequence ATGTTTGGACTGGTGTTATTAAATGGTTTTTTTGTCGCAGCTGAATTCGCGATGGTCAAGGTAAGAGGTAGTCGCATTGATTCTCTTGTTGGTGAAGGCCGACGCAATGCAAAATTTGCACAAGGAATTATGAATAATCTCGACGCCTACTTAGGAGCTTGTCAGCTCGGGATTACACTTACTTCGTTGGGACTTGGTTATGTCGGGGAGCCGACGTTCGCCAGAATTCTGGAGCCATTATTTGCTCCGCTGAATTTGCCAGATACGGTGTTCCACACGATTACCTTCATTATTGCTTTCTCCTTAATGACCACATTGCATATTACATTAGGCGAACAGTTCCCTAAGACGTATGCGATTCGTAAAGCTGAACAAATAACTCTGCTATCTGCAGGGCCCATGGTATTTTTCTACAAAGTGATGTATCCGTTTATTTGGTTATTGAATGGTATATCGAACTGGATGTTACGACGTGCAGGAATCGAGCCTGCAACTGAACATGAATCGGCGCATACGGAGGACGAGATTCGTGTCCTTATGAAAGAAAGTCACAAAAACGGACTTATAGATAATACAGAGCTTACGCTTGTTGATAATATATTTGGATTTGCAGAGACGACTGCCAGGGAAATTATGATCCCAAGAACAGAAATGGAATGTTTGTATGCCGGACTTACCTATTCTGAGAATCTTGCGATTGCCATTAAAGAAATGCGTACGCGCTACCCGGTATGTGATCCGGACAAAGACAATATTATTGGCTTCGTCCACATCAAGGATTTACTCAAGCCGGATGCGAACCTGAAAGGGATCAAGAAGATTATCCGACCGATAACGACAGTTCCAGATTCGATTCTTATCAGTGATTTGTTAAAAATGATGCAGAAAAGGAAAAGCCAGATGGCATTGCTCATTGATGAGTACGGTGGAACATCAGGTCTTGTGACACTGGAAGACATTATGGAAGAAATTGTTGGAGAAATTCAAGATGAGTTCGATGAAGAGCGTCCTACAATTGAAATCAAGGATGAAAACACCTATTCCATTGATGGATTGCTGCTAATTGATGAAGTGAATGAATATTTCGGACTTGAAATTGAGTCGGATGATTATGATACAATCGGCGGATGGATTTACTCGAAAACGGAGATACCGCCAAGCAAGAACCAGCAGGTCAGTTACAACGATGAGTTCATATTTATTGTTGAAGAGACAGATCATCTACGGATTTCTCGTGTCATGGTAAGAAAATTGTCGGATGAGAATGAGTTACTGCAGCAAAACATTTCTTGA